A single region of the Eremothecium gossypii ATCC 10895 chromosome V, complete sequence genome encodes:
- a CDS encoding lipase family protein (Non-syntenic homolog of Saccharomyces cerevisiae YJR107W; Tandem gene triplication in this genome) codes for MWFSVWALVVFFTTPIYCYSDEMFRTLEYDSYLSNTIYCVEKLFLSDPFHNGQYYMEKQGLDLVKVFHTDILRGQISCTSMIAVNHTAKQISIIYRGSVTVFDWIVDFSFPPVPYEPASGAGKCPGNCLVHIAVYDQFKLTFHEVYSEFKSVYDAHPDYEVIVTGLSLGGGYAYLMGIEMQLMGYKPRVTTFGGMRVGNKEMNKWVDELFQSEEIAKRVNNNETPHNAFYRVVQAFDIVPLVPPGPIFNQAGVQFTIRDDGTFHPAKEAVTFEGAKPHLKEIISDILLNGRFLDLLRVPVHVNYLRRMGPPCLPDSQSLDGR; via the coding sequence ATGTGGTTCTCGGTGTGGGCGTTAGTGGTATTTTTTACCACTCCAATATACTGTTATTCCGATGAGATGTTTAGGACGTTGGAGTACGATTCATATCTTTCAAATACTATATACTGCGTGGAAaaactgttcctctcggACCCATTCCATAACGGCCAGTATTATATGGAAAAACAGGGCTTAGATCTTGTGAAGGTTTTCCACACGGATATTCTACGCGGTCAAATATCCTGCACCAGTATGATTGCAGTCAACCACACAGCTAAGCAAATTTCAATAATATACAGGGGATCTGTCACTGTTTTTGACTGGATTGTAGACTTTTCTTTTCCTCCTGTTCCATATGAGCCCGCTAGTGGTGCAGGAAAGTGCCCGGGTAATTGTCTTGTCCATATTGCGGTCTACGATCAATTTAAACTGACATTTCATGAGGTTTATTCGGAATTTAAGTCAGTATATGATGCACATCCCGACTACGAGGTCATAGTCACTGGACTTTCGCTTGGTGGTGGCTATGCTTATTTGATGGGTATTGAGATGCAATTAATGGGCTACAAACCGCGTGTTACCACATTTGGAGGAATGAGAGTGGGCAACAAAGAGATGAACAAGTGGGTTGACGAGCTCTTCCAGTCGGAAGAAATTGCGAAGAGAGTCAATAACAATGAGACCCCTCATAATGCGTTCTACAGGGTGGTCCAGGCATTTGACATTGTGCCCCTTGTACCACCAGGGCCCATTTTTAATCAAGCTGGTGTGCAGTTTACAATCAGGGATGACGGCACTTTTCATCCAGCAAAAGAGGCGGTAACATTTGAGGGCGCCAAGCCGCACCTAAAGGAGATTATATCGGATATCCTACTAAATGGGAGATTTCTAGACCTATTGCGCGTTCCAGTGCACGTGAACTATTTGAGACGTATGGGACCGCCTTGTTTACCTGATTCACAAAGCCTTGACGGAAGGTAG
- a CDS encoding lipase family protein (Non-syntenic homolog of Saccharomyces cerevisiae YJR107W; Tandem gene triplication in this genome), whose amino-acid sequence MQRQGLDVVKVFHPDMLRGEISCTSMITKNDTAKQIAIIFRGSTVIQDWIIDVLSTPIPFILAPTPYQPVSGAAKCPGNCLTHTGVYDQFKKAFKDIYAVFKPLKDTHPDYEVIVTGLSLGGGYAHFMGIELQLLGYKPHVCAFGSLRIGNKDFNDWVDDIFQSEDVSRRIRNNEMPRNAFYVVMQEWDIVSMIPAGPTFTRSGVEFKIRNDETFFPEKKDITFEGAKQPLKDFFSEYVLSGRLLDVLRTIVHLNYFRRQGWPCLPDSSSLDGRWH is encoded by the coding sequence ACAGGGGCTGGACGTTGTAAAGGTCTTTCATCCAGATATGCTAAGAGGCGAAATTTCATGCACGAGTATGATCACAAAAAATGACACAGCCAAACAAATTGCCATTATTTTTAGAGGATCTACAGTGATACAGGATTGGATTATCGATGTTCTATCCACCCCTATTCCATTCATTCTCGCTCCTACCCCCTATCAGCCCGTCAGTGGAGCTGCAAAGTGCCCAGGGAACTGTCTCACGCACACTGGCGTCTACGATCAATTTAAAAAAGCATTTAAGGATATTTATGCTGTTTTTAAGCCGCTAAAAGACACACATCCGGATTATGAGGTGATAGTTACTGGTCTTTCCTTAGGTGGCGGCTATGCTCACTTTATGGGTATTGAGTTGCAACTTCTGGGCTACAAGCCTCATGTTTGCGCCTTTGGATCATTGCGTATAGGCAATAAGGACTTTAACGATTGGGTGGATGATATATTTCAGTCGGAAGACGTATCGAGAAGAATCAGAAATAATGAGATGCCCAGGAACGCATTTTATGTGGTTATGCAGGAATGGGACATTGTATCCATGATACCAGCGGGGCCAACATTCACTCGTTCTGGAGTCGAATTCAAAATCAGAAATGATGAAACGTTTTTCCCCGAAAAGAAGGATATCACATTTGAAGGGGCTAAGCAGCCTTTGAAGGATTTTTTCTCTGAATATGTACTCTCAGGAAGACTCTTGGATGTTCTTCGTACCATTGTGCATCTCAATTATTTCAGACGCCAGGGGTGGCCCTGCTTGCCTGATAGTTCATCTCTGGATGGAAGATGGCATTGA